The genome window AGCGCAGCAACAGCGCTTCGGCTTCCTCGAGCTTCAAGTCGAATCCGCCGAGGAGACGCCCCGTTTCCTCCAAGGCGTCTTCCACATCCGGGTCCGAGGCATGTTCCGCGATAAAGGCGCCGAGCCGCGCCTGCGCGAGCGGCATGAGAGTCCCGGTCACGAAAGCCATCGGAACGGCGGCGCCTTCGAGCTCGATCAAAATGGCGCGCACCGGTTCATTCATCGCAGGTCCGTATGGTGTAGACTTGTCGCAACCGCGCCACGGATCGCCGACGCTTCAGCTGTTCCCAAAGTTGCGCTCTGGCAAGCATCTTATGTGCCGCATTCTCGCTCGCCAGGCTCTAATGCGATGGTGTCGCGCCGCGCGCCACTGTTCGGAGGCCCCACGATGGCTCCAATCTCGGAAGATTTGAAAGCGGTCACGGGCGGCACGCTGCGACACTATAATCAACGCGCCGAGGCGTTCTGGGAGGGAACGCGCAGCCACGACGTCTCGCAAAATATCGCGGCGATGCTCAGCCACATTCGCGGCGAGCCTCCTTTCACCTTGCTCGATTTCGGTTGCGGGCCAGGACGCGATTTGAAGGCGCTCGCGGCGCTTGGCCATGTCGCGATCGGGCTTGATGGAGCGCCGCGCTTCGTCGAAATGGCGCGCATTCACAGCGGATGCGAGGTCTGGCTGCAGGATTTTCTCGCGCTCGATCTTCCTGAACGCCACTTTGACGGTGTCTTCGCCAATGCGTCGCTGTTTCACGTGCCCCGCAGCGAATTGCCGCGCGTCCTGCGCGCGCTCCACGCCGCTTTGAAGCCGGGGGGCGTCCTGTTCAGCTCCATTCCGCATGGCGCGGATCAGGAAGGATGGAGCAATGAACGCTATGGCGTGTTTCATGCGCCCGAAAGCTGGCGCGCGTTCGGGTCGATGGCGGGCTTCGTCGAGGTCGAGCGCTATTACCGGCCCAGCGGCGCGCCGCCGGGCGAACAGCCATGGCTGGCGAGCGTATGGCGACGCGAATAGGCGGCGCCGCGAGAACCGCGTCACGTCTCGCGCAGAGCCGCCGCAAGCGCGTCGGGCTCGATGATCGGCAATGAGCAGACCATTCCGCGACAAACATAGGCCGTGGCGCGCGCGCCGAGCATGGTTTTGCCGAAAGCCGGATGCGCGCGAGGCAGCGTGGCCGCGGGCGCGATGACGTTCAAGACCCGACCGGGCTGACTGACGCCGTAGATCACGCGCTTCAGCGCCGCCGTATCCGCCGCGTCGTTTTCGCCAATCACGACGATCTGCAAGGCCTCTCGCAGCATTTCCATGCCGTTCAACAAAGACGAAAAACCAAGAATGCGCTCGCGAATTGTCCCGGCAAAATCCTGCGCGATCGCCTCGGCGCGTTCCCGGTAGACGCTCTCGCCCGTCAAATAATAAAGCTGCGCCAGCGCCTGCAGCATCATGCCATTGCCGGAGGGAAGCGCGGAATCCTCGGCGATTTTCACGCGCGCGATCAGCGTATCAGCGTCGTCGGCGGCATAGAAATAGCCGCCGGTTCGATCGCGGTAATGATGCTCCACATGCTCGACCCAGCGTCGCGCGCATTCGAGATAAGACGGCGCGCCGGCGGCTTCGTAGAGCGCCAGCGCGGCGCGGCACATCGCGCCGTAGTCGTCGAGGACGGCCATATGACGGGCGCGCGCGCATCGCCAGGAATGCAGCAGACGACCTTCGTCCGTCGTCATCGCGCTTTTGACGAAATCGAAGGCCGCGATGGCGATATCGAGCCAGTCCTCACGCTCAAACACGCACGCCGCCTTTGCGATGGCGGCGATCGTCAATCCATTCCAGTCCGCCAGAACCTTATCGTCGCATCCGGGCCTCACGCGGCGCGCGCGCGCCAAGAACAGGGCGGCGCGGTCTCGCGCCAGCGCCGCCTCGGTCTCCTCGTCCAGCAGCTCGATTGATCCGAGGCGATTGAGAACGGATTTGCCGTGCTCCCAATTGCCTTCGCGGCTGACGCCATAGGCGCGTTCAAAGAATGGCGCGCGCGCGCCGAGCGCTTCTCGTATCTCGGTTTGGCTCCACGCGTAGAACTTGCCTTCTTCGCCCTCGCTGTCGGCGTCGAGACTGCTGGCGAACCCGCCGCCGGGCGCGCGCATCTCGCGCGTCATCCACTCGATCGTCTCTGTCACGCGCAGGCGATACAGTTCACGCCGTTCGTCTTGCCAGACCTCTGTCAGCAGTTCGATCAGCTGCGCGTTGTCGTAGAGCATTTTTTCAAAATGCGGCACGAGCCATCGATTGTCGGTCGAGTAGCGCGCGAAGCCGC of Methylocystis sp. SC2 contains these proteins:
- a CDS encoding bifunctional 2-polyprenyl-6-hydroxyphenol methylase/3-demethylubiquinol 3-O-methyltransferase UbiG, which codes for MAPISEDLKAVTGGTLRHYNQRAEAFWEGTRSHDVSQNIAAMLSHIRGEPPFTLLDFGCGPGRDLKALAALGHVAIGLDGAPRFVEMARIHSGCEVWLQDFLALDLPERHFDGVFANASLFHVPRSELPRVLRALHAALKPGGVLFSSIPHGADQEGWSNERYGVFHAPESWRAFGSMAGFVEVERYYRPSGAPPGEQPWLASVWRRE
- a CDS encoding thioredoxin domain-containing protein; protein product: MTIETNRLGQETSPYLLQHQHNPVHWQAWSAETLALAKQTGKPILLSSGYAACHWCHVMAHESFENPEIAALMNESFINVKVDREERPDVDYLYQQALMMMGQRGGWPLTMFLTPEGQPFWGGTYFPPFAQGGRPGFAELLKTIAELWRARANAIEHNVAELSAGLASLSETTPGEPVSPHLVESICAQLAQRLDRVDGGFGAAPKFPQTTSLDFLWRAWKRTGRDSLRQAVVLTLDHISQGGVYDHLGGGFARYSTDNRWLVPHFEKMLYDNAQLIELLTEVWQDERRELYRLRVTETIEWMTREMRAPGGGFASSLDADSEGEEGKFYAWSQTEIREALGARAPFFERAYGVSREGNWEHGKSVLNRLGSIELLDEETEAALARDRAALFLARARRVRPGCDDKVLADWNGLTIAAIAKAACVFEREDWLDIAIAAFDFVKSAMTTDEGRLLHSWRCARARHMAVLDDYGAMCRAALALYEAAGAPSYLECARRWVEHVEHHYRDRTGGYFYAADDADTLIARVKIAEDSALPSGNGMMLQALAQLYYLTGESVYRERAEAIAQDFAGTIRERILGFSSLLNGMEMLREALQIVVIGENDAADTAALKRVIYGVSQPGRVLNVIAPAATLPRAHPAFGKTMLGARATAYVCRGMVCSLPIIEPDALAAALRET